The following proteins come from a genomic window of bacterium:
- a CDS encoding T9SS type A sorting domain-containing protein, with amino-acid sequence MSGKTVACAASTCALVSLLLAGVAAADSLHVRCIGHYPDTLSWYQSEAVAVSGDYAYITARQPDSVFIILSVADPAHPVLVSRTVFDLLSTEGSYIVVVGDFAYLAGVGLQIFSVADRAHPVKVGHCDTPHEYGDGIAVSGSYAYVACDSYGLRVISVADPANPIEVGYWDTPGQAVDVKVVGDYAYVSDADSGLYVLSVKDPTHPIEVGRCVLVSSGASTVTVSGDYAYVAGGDRSFRVLSIADPAHPFEVGRLDSMYFIHAVTIVGDKAFVADLVLDTGKMRVISVADPANPVEIGYYSTGRCYSADTGRGYVHVGSTKGQWVLQFYKPGDLDVDNDSLDVVADTIRLRGSGSYARGEFVLANTSAAYNPDTYDGPSLSILGSLRFTGSLSGPGGTLDSVLIPNLPLSRSLAQGQVVICSLAVFTPPGLKNGDYTGAIVIAGRDTAGFLISDTFYAIVRKLGDIDVDNDSLDVVADTISLRPRLVSVGPPPHYTECALGEFVLVNTSTSYNPDTADGPSKSWVDSLRCTGTLVGPGGTIDSVLVLNLPGSLAQGQAIVCTLAAYVPPEIGNGPYKGLITVSGKDSLGYLTADTFYARLTKLGDLDVDDDSLNVVHDTINLRTQPAGPVYHPYAKAEFMLVNTSSAYNPDTADGPSHSLLREFKVEAKVEAQGRAARTMRSEHRMVKSGSDFHSSQFTIHSSSSADSIYVLNLPESLAIGQAVKCTLALVIPTSESLGSRSGWVVVSALDTAGYPVRDSFVLVARGPQPRQNLDSLRVAPIPFKPHTHPEQDAIHFQGLSAGARVTIYDNSGQSVWSATEQGDGQLKWDAKVASGIYVYLVVSADGKSSKVGKLSVIR; translated from the coding sequence ATGTCCGGGAAGACGGTTGCTTGCGCAGCATCGACTTGCGCCCTGGTGAGCTTGCTGCTGGCCGGTGTTGCGGCTGCTGATTCACTCCATGTCCGGTGCATTGGTCACTATCCCGACACGCTCAGTTGGTACCAATCCGAGGCCGTGGCTGTGAGCGGCGACTATGCCTACATCACGGCGCGGCAGCCGGACTCAGTTTTCATCATCCTATCGGTTGCTGACCCGGCGCACCCGGTTCTGGTTAGCCGTACCGTCTTCGACCTGCTCTCAACTGAGGGTAGCTATATTGTAGTCGTCGGCGACTTCGCGTATCTCGCTGGCGTTGGGCTGCAGATTTTCTCGGTTGCCGACCGCGCGCATCCGGTGAAAGTCGGGCATTGCGACACGCCACATGAGTACGGAGACGGCATCGCGGTGAGCGGGAGCTACGCCTATGTCGCGTGCGATAGCTACGGGTTACGGGTCATCTCAGTCGCCGACCCGGCGAATCCGATTGAAGTCGGGTACTGGGACACACCGGGCCAAGCCGTGGATGTGAAAGTCGTCGGGGACTATGCGTATGTCAGTGATGCGGACAGCGGTTTGTACGTCCTCTCGGTCAAAGACCCGACGCATCCGATTGAGGTCGGACGATGCGTCCTCGTGTCTAGCGGCGCCAGCACTGTCACAGTGAGCGGGGACTATGCCTATGTCGCCGGCGGGGACCGTAGCTTTCGAGTTCTGTCGATCGCGGACCCGGCGCACCCGTTCGAAGTCGGGCGTCTCGATAGCATGTACTTCATCCATGCTGTAACGATAGTCGGCGACAAAGCCTTTGTCGCAGACTTGGTCCTGGATACCGGGAAGATGCGCGTCATCTCGGTTGCCGACCCGGCCAATCCGGTCGAAATCGGCTACTATTCAACCGGCCGGTGCTATTCCGCGGACACTGGCCGAGGATATGTCCACGTAGGTTCTACCAAGGGGCAATGGGTGCTTCAGTTCTACAAACCCGGCGACCTCGACGTAGACAATGACTCGCTCGACGTCGTGGCCGACACTATTCGATTGAGGGGCTCGGGTTCGTACGCTCGCGGCGAGTTCGTGCTGGCCAATACCAGCGCGGCGTACAACCCGGACACTTATGACGGGCCGAGCTTGTCCATACTGGGTTCCTTGCGCTTCACCGGTTCGCTCTCCGGCCCCGGTGGGACGCTGGACAGCGTTCTTATCCCGAATCTGCCCCTGTCAAGGTCGCTGGCGCAGGGCCAGGTAGTCATCTGTAGCCTCGCAGTGTTCACTCCGCCGGGGCTGAAGAATGGAGACTACACCGGCGCTATTGTCATCGCCGGGAGGGACACCGCGGGCTTTCTCATATCCGACACGTTCTACGCGATTGTGAGAAAGCTCGGCGACATCGACGTGGACAACGATTCGCTGGACGTCGTCGCTGACACCATCAGTTTGCGGCCGCGATTGGTCTCAGTCGGACCGCCTCCACACTACACGGAGTGCGCTCTCGGCGAGTTTGTCCTTGTCAACACGAGCACGTCCTACAATCCCGATACGGCAGACGGCCCGAGCAAGTCCTGGGTGGATTCGCTGCGATGCACCGGCACGCTCGTGGGCCCCGGTGGGACCATCGACAGCGTTCTTGTTCTGAATCTGCCCGGTTCGCTTGCGCAAGGGCAGGCGATAGTCTGCACGTTAGCCGCGTACGTGCCGCCGGAGATCGGGAATGGCCCCTACAAAGGGCTGATTACTGTCAGTGGCAAGGATTCGCTGGGCTACCTGACTGCGGACACGTTCTATGCGCGCCTCACGAAGCTCGGAGACCTGGACGTTGACGACGACTCGCTGAACGTGGTTCATGACACGATAAACCTACGCACCCAGCCGGCAGGGCCGGTCTATCATCCCTACGCCAAGGCTGAATTCATGCTGGTCAACACCAGTAGCGCCTACAACCCGGATACCGCAGACGGACCAAGCCATTCGCTGCTGAGAGAGTTCAAGGTTGAGGCCAAGGTCGAGGCACAGGGCAGGGCTGCGCGAACGATGAGGAGTGAACACAGAATGGTGAAATCCGGTTCCGACTTTCACTCTTCACAATTCACTATTCACTCCTCTTCTAGCGCCGACAGCATTTACGTTCTCAACCTGCCTGAGTCTCTGGCAATAGGGCAGGCGGTGAAATGTACCCTCGCGCTAGTCATACCGACGAGCGAGTCGCTCGGCAGCCGCTCGGGCTGGGTTGTGGTCAGCGCCTTGGACACGGCAGGTTACCCAGTGCGGGACAGCTTCGTCCTTGTGGCGCGCGGTCCGCAGCCGCGTCAGAACCTCGACTCGCTTCGAGTCGCGCCCATACCGTTCAAGCCGCATACGCATCCGGAGCAGGATGCCATCCACTTCCAGGGGTTGAGCGCAGGGGCGCGGGTGACTATCTACGACAACTCAGGGCAGTCGGTCTGGAGCGCTACCGAGCAGGGCGATGGCCAGCTCAAGTGGGACGCCAAAGTGGCCAGCGGCATCTACGTGTACCTTGTCGTTTCGGCGGACGGCAAGTCGAGCAAGGTCGGGAAACTATCCGTCATACGATGA